A genome region from Bacillaceae bacterium IKA-2 includes the following:
- the infC gene encoding translation initiation factor IF-3: protein MLVNEGIRAREVRLIGANGDQIGVQTRQDALEMAQNANLDLVMVAPTAKPPVCRIMDYGKFRYEQQKKEKEARKNQKIITTKEVRLSPTIELNDFNTKLRNARKFLENGDKVKAAIRFRGRAITHSSIGRDVLQRMAKECADVSTVESAPKMEGRSMFLILAPIVEK, encoded by the coding sequence ATGTTGGTCAATGAGGGCATTCGTGCCCGAGAAGTTCGTCTCATTGGGGCTAACGGAGATCAAATTGGAGTTCAGACAAGACAAGATGCTCTCGAAATGGCTCAAAATGCAAACTTAGATTTAGTTATGGTTGCACCAACCGCTAAACCGCCAGTATGCCGAATTATGGACTACGGAAAGTTTAGATATGAGCAGCAAAAGAAAGAAAAAGAAGCCCGTAAAAATCAAAAGATCATTACAACAAAAGAGGTTCGCTTGAGTCCGACAATTGAACTGAATGATTTTAACACGAAGCTTCGAAATGCTAGAAAGTTTCTTGAAAATGGAGATAAAGTAAAAGCGGCGATCCGTTTTCGCGGTCGTGCCATTACGCATTCTTCAATCGGTAGAGATGTATTACAACGTATGGCTAAAGAATGTGCAGACGTTTCAACGGTTGAATCGGCACCAAAAATGGAAGGCCGAAGCATGTTTTTAATTTTAGCACCAATTGTTGAAAAATAA
- a CDS encoding EAL domain-containing protein, with the protein MSKDSKNRELFENDFGQVMKSLDNFVFKLKKCEVNGCVFTLITGKLAKELNLIESKHLHKSLSKLLPEDVYEKLLKPVAKTLNGESCRCELKFQNKNLFVTLAPLYLGDEITEIVGSMTDITDLRTSELIVEHMAYHDSLTDLPNRRALDRDLSQLIIEANLANKNVAVVLLDLDHFKHINDTLGHTVGDYILIMAAHRLQKVNLKNIGYYNLYHFGGDEFVFILYDIDENIAKMACDYVLKIFESPFLYKNYDIHLQISMGISQYPLSGDTQEDLLKNADIALSSAKADGRNTYKFYTPVMNALLLRKLQIENDLRKALAVDDQLQLYYQPQVNIETGEIVAVEALIRWRLPGSGMISPLDFIGVAEKTGLIIPLGNWVLKEACTQVKKWHNQGFSTLRMSINISTKHFKEPRFIKDITKILAEIDLAPHLLELEITENSLLDNTIEIGNTLTSIRDLGVQIAIDDFGTGFSSLSYLKTFPITTLKIDQSFVYELPVNKGDRAIVSSIINLAHNLGLRVIAEGVETEAALAFLHQEKCDEIQGYFFSKPIPANELENLLAKHKHRS; encoded by the coding sequence ATGAGTAAGGATTCAAAAAATAGGGAATTATTTGAAAATGATTTCGGTCAAGTAATGAAGAGCTTAGATAACTTTGTTTTTAAATTAAAAAAGTGCGAAGTAAACGGTTGTGTTTTTACATTAATTACCGGTAAATTAGCGAAAGAATTAAATTTAATAGAAAGTAAACATTTACACAAATCGCTTTCCAAGTTGCTACCTGAGGACGTCTATGAAAAACTACTAAAACCTGTAGCAAAAACTTTGAATGGCGAGTCATGCAGATGTGAGCTGAAATTCCAAAATAAAAACTTATTTGTGACGTTAGCGCCTCTTTATCTAGGTGATGAAATAACAGAAATAGTTGGTTCGATGACTGATATTACAGATTTGAGAACTTCAGAACTTATTGTTGAGCATATGGCCTATCACGACTCGTTAACAGATTTACCGAATCGAAGAGCGCTTGACAGAGACTTATCTCAGCTGATAATAGAAGCAAACCTGGCCAATAAAAATGTCGCTGTTGTCCTATTAGATTTAGATCATTTTAAACATATAAATGATACATTAGGACATACTGTTGGCGATTATATTTTAATTATGGCTGCCCATCGTTTACAAAAAGTTAACTTAAAAAACATTGGCTATTATAATTTGTATCACTTCGGAGGAGATGAATTTGTTTTTATCTTGTATGACATTGATGAAAATATAGCTAAAATGGCATGTGATTATGTATTAAAGATTTTTGAGAGTCCATTTTTATATAAAAATTATGATATTCATTTACAAATTAGTATGGGTATTAGTCAGTATCCACTAAGTGGAGATACTCAAGAGGACTTATTGAAAAATGCTGATATTGCGTTATCTTCCGCTAAAGCTGATGGTCGCAATACGTATAAGTTCTATACACCCGTTATGAATGCACTTTTACTAAGAAAGCTCCAAATAGAAAACGACCTGAGAAAAGCATTAGCTGTTGATGATCAGCTACAATTGTATTATCAACCACAAGTAAATATCGAAACAGGCGAAATTGTAGCTGTTGAAGCGTTAATTCGTTGGCGCCTTCCTGGTAGTGGAATGATTTCGCCTTTAGATTTTATCGGAGTTGCCGAGAAAACAGGGTTAATTATTCCTTTAGGAAATTGGGTACTAAAAGAAGCTTGCACGCAGGTCAAAAAGTGGCATAATCAAGGCTTTTCTACTTTAAGGATGAGCATAAATATTTCTACTAAACACTTTAAAGAACCTAGATTTATTAAGGATATCACAAAAATATTAGCAGAAATTGATTTGGCTCCACATTTACTCGAACTCGAAATAACCGAGAATAGTCTATTAGATAACACAATAGAGATAGGTAATACATTAACAAGCATTCGTGACTTAGGAGTTCAAATTGCCATTGATGATTTTGGGACGGGCTTTTCATCGCTAAGTTATTTGAAAACCTTCCCCATTACAACGTTAAAAATCGATCAAAGCTTTGTCTATGAACTTCCTGTAAATAAGGGGGATCGAGCAATTGTCTCGTCAATCATTAATTTAGCTCATAATTTAGGCTTGCGAGTTATCGCGGAGGGCGTTGAAACTGAAGCAGCTTTAGCTTTTTTACATCAAGAAAAATGTGATGAGATACAAGGGTATTTTTTTAGTAAACCAATACCTGCCAATGAGTTGGAAAACTTATTGGCAAAACATAAACATCGCTCATAG
- a CDS encoding NapC/NirT family cytochrome c, translated as MTFTKKKLWLIILAAIFVGIVISVLTVSTTSATTKTSFCLNCHDAPEFEGSRSDTPHGNLECLSCHGEGFIKDKINGVGHVISTVTGKMNPNSYTEYGAEVTNDSCLSCHNIENSKRSRNIVDRHLEVIENDMECTRCHDTLFFHGHGVE; from the coding sequence ATGACTTTTACTAAAAAGAAGTTATGGTTGATTATTTTAGCCGCTATTTTTGTAGGAATCGTTATTTCTGTCCTCACTGTCAGTACAACTAGTGCAACAACGAAAACTAGCTTTTGCTTAAACTGTCACGATGCACCAGAGTTTGAAGGAAGTCGTTCAGATACTCCTCATGGAAACTTAGAATGTTTAAGCTGTCATGGAGAAGGCTTCATTAAAGACAAAATTAATGGTGTCGGTCACGTCATAAGTACTGTTACTGGAAAAATGAACCCAAATTCATATACTGAATATGGTGCTGAAGTAACAAATGACTCATGTTTATCGTGTCACAATATTGAAAATAGCAAGCGAAGTCGTAATATTGTTGATAGACATTTAGAGGTTATCGAGAATGATATGGAATGCACTCGCTGTCATGATACATTATTCTTCCACGGACATGGAGTAGAATAA
- the rplT gene encoding 50S ribosomal protein L20 codes for MPRVKGGYVARHRRKKVLKLAKGYIGSKHRLFKSAQVQVMKSLIYAYRDRRQKKRDFRRLWITRINAAARINGLSYSRLMFGLKIAGIEVNRKMLADLAVNDENAFAEIATKAKAGLTN; via the coding sequence ATGCCAAGAGTAAAAGGCGGCTATGTCGCTCGTCATCGTCGTAAAAAAGTATTAAAGTTAGCCAAGGGTTATATTGGTTCAAAACATAGATTGTTTAAATCAGCACAAGTACAAGTAATGAAATCATTAATTTACGCTTACCGCGATCGTCGCCAAAAGAAGCGTGACTTCCGTAGATTATGGATCACTCGTATTAATGCAGCAGCTCGCATCAACGGTCTATCATATAGCCGTTTAATGTTCGGTTTAAAAATTGCAGGTATTGAAGTGAACCGCAAAATGTTAGCTGATCTTGCTGTTAATGATGAAAATGCATTTGCAGAAATTGCTACAAAAGCAAAAGCAGGCTTAACTAACTAA
- a CDS encoding DUF1294 domain-containing protein, with amino-acid sequence MTIEILVAYAFFINVISLVYMYIDKQKAIKSQWRISEKSLFLLAIIGGSIGIMIGMKLFRHKTKHLSFKVGIPSIFILQIVLISYYYI; translated from the coding sequence GTGACAATTGAAATACTTGTAGCATATGCTTTTTTTATCAACGTTATTTCTCTAGTATATATGTATATAGATAAGCAAAAAGCGATCAAAAGTCAATGGCGTATTTCTGAAAAGTCACTGTTTTTATTGGCAATTATTGGTGGGAGCATTGGTATAATGATTGGGATGAAGCTATTTCGGCATAAAACCAAGCATCTTAGCTTTAAAGTAGGAATACCAAGTATTTTCATTTTACAAATTGTCCTAATCAGTTATTATTATATTTAG
- the rpmI gene encoding 50S ribosomal protein L35 has product MPKMKTHRGAAKRFKKTGSGKLKRSHAFTSHLFANKSTKAKRKLRKAAIVSSGDYKRIRQMLTYLK; this is encoded by the coding sequence ATGCCTAAAATGAAAACTCACCGCGGTGCAGCAAAGCGTTTTAAAAAGACAGGTAGTGGCAAGCTTAAGCGTTCTCACGCATTCACAAGTCACTTATTTGCAAACAAATCTACAAAAGCAAAGCGTAAGCTTCGTAAAGCTGCAATTGTTTCTAGCGGAGACTACAAACGTATTCGTCAAATGTTAACGTACTTAAAATAA